The Candidatus Korarchaeota archaeon NZ13-K genome segment CGGAGGGCTGCGTCACGGTAAAATAGGCGCCCCCTCACTAGACTAGGTAATCCCGATATGGGATCAGGTCTTGTCGATCTCCTGGAACTCAAGCGGGAGCTGAGGAGGGAGTTGGAAAGCAGGCTGTCCCCAAGGGAGAGGAAGGAGGCCCTGATGGACTCTCACGCCAGAAGGGAGCCGAGGATGTGCGGACTCACGGTTCACCCCGGGAGGGGATGCAGCTTCGGGTGCAGGTACTGCTACATAGAGGACATGGGGTTCACCGGACCCCCGACCGTCTCAAACCTAAGCGGGCTTCAGCTGGCCTACGCCCTCCTCTCCAACCCCTACTTCCTTCCGTCCAGGGAGGGGACGCTTCTCGCCTTCGGATCCGTGACTGAGCCCTTCCTACCGAAGATGAGGGAGAGGACCCTCGAGTACCTCAGGACCGTCAGGGAGCTGCTGGGGAACCCCGCACAGGTCTCCACGAAGTGCTACTTAAATCAGGAGGACTCCTCCAAGCTCGTGGAGGCGGACCCCGGGCTAAGCGTCCTGGTCACGATACCCACCATGGATCGCGCTAGCGAGGTAGAGCCATTAGCTCCCAAGCCGGAGCTCAGGTTCCTGACCATAAGGAACCTCTCGAGGCTCGTTCACGTGGCCCTCTTCCTCAGACCCCTGATCCCGGGGATAGCTGAGGAGGAGGGACCGAGGATACTGGAAATAGCCAAGGAGTCGGGAGCGAGGGGGGTCGTTTTCGGGACGCTCAGGGTGACCCCCAGGATCATGGAGAGGATGAGGGGCATCGGAATTCGCCACCTGGAGGATCTCCTAAGCGATAGGAACTTGAGGAGCGGCAGACAGGTTCCGATA includes the following:
- a CDS encoding radical SAM protein; translated protein: MGSGLVDLLELKRELRRELESRLSPRERKEALMDSHARREPRMCGLTVHPGRGCSFGCRYCYIEDMGFTGPPTVSNLSGLQLAYALLSNPYFLPSREGTLLAFGSVTEPFLPKMRERTLEYLRTVRELLGNPAQVSTKCYLNQEDSSKLVEADPGLSVLVTIPTMDRASEVEPLAPKPELRFLTIRNLSRLVHVALFLRPLIPGIAEEEGPRILEIAKESGARGVVFGTLRVTPRIMERMRGIGIRHLEDLLSDRNLRSGRQVPIDASLTKSLLTRMAAGLGLRVFPAACSANIEAHSLGCRACDLGPCGGEPPASDARDLEEGLRLCGIDAEVVGIGGRLEVILRDGVRKEKITRHLVSTASRRKVVIRRNL